From Synergistaceae bacterium:
GTTTTTAAAGAATAAATATAATATGTGATATAGTAATCGCAATAAAAAATTTTTTCAGGGGGAGACTCGTTATTTAATGGCATTAATAATTATTCTCGCAGTGTTAATAATTTTCTCGTGTGTAAGGACTTCTCACGCATGTATGACTATTTTAGTCGGCCGTAAAGCATCAGAGTCCGGAAGTGTTTTAGTCGCTCATAATGAAGACGCGCCCGGACGTTATACAATGCAGACTCATTTAGTAAAAAAGTTGCGAAGACACCCGGGAACTACTATAAAATTTGAACCTGACACGGCAGAACTTGAATTAAACACTACTCGCACGAGTCTTTTATGGTCAGAGGCAAAAAATTATAATCCAGTCAGTCCCGGCCCTTCATTCTGTGATTTATACGTTAATGGCTATGGAGTCGTAATCTGCTCAAATAACTGCGCTGACTCAAAAGAAGACAACCCCGAATTATTGGACGGCGGAATTGCTTACGGATTAAGGCGTTTAGTGGCAGAGAAGGCAGCGAGCGCGAGGGACGCACTAAATATAGCATGTGATTTAGTAAATAAATACGGTTATGCTTCAAGCGGGAGATCTTATGCATTTGCAGACTGCGACGAAATTTTTGTAATGCAGATAGTTCACGGTAAACACTACGCGATTCAACGAGTCCCCGATGACGAGTGCGCAGTAATTCCGAATCACTACACTATTCATGAATGTGATCACAAAGCGCGCGGATATAATGAACTTGTGAATTATGCCATAAAACGGGGCTGGTATGACCCTGAAAATATATTCGATTTCGCAAAAGTCTATCAAAGCAAAGAAACTTACGGCCTCGCAAAAAATACTCATAGACACGTAAGAGCATTTGAAATCTTGTTAGATATAGATTTGAGCGAATTATTAAATCAAGAGTGGGAGCCGCTGCCGTTTTCTATAAAGCCAGCTCATAAAGTAAGTATTGCAGCACTCAAGAAAATTTTACGCACTCACTATGAAGGTACCAGCTCGAATAAAGCAGACGGGAACACACCGCATTTTGACTCGCCTTTGACAGTATGCAATATTGACACGCTTGAAAGCACTATAGCAGAGATTCGCCGGCGACCTGAAAGAATAATTTTGCGTAAAGCACTGGGCCGGCCTTGTTTTGCTCCGTATGTGCCATTTTATTGCGGGATTAATACGATTCCTGAAGGCTACGAAGATATTGACTCAGAGAGGGCATTAACTGAACATTTTGCGGCGAAACCTGAAGATTTAGATTACAAGAATAATGCGTGGTTCAATAATCAAGAAATTCAAGCGGCCTGCGATTTGCTGTATAACGAGAAAAGCGAATTAGTACACAAAAAAATTGCTGATTTAGAGTCAGAAATCGAGAATAAATTAAAAGATTTAGACTCGCAAATAGAATTACGAATCAAGACGAATCCATATATAGCCGGTGCAATGATAGAAGGAGCAGTAATGTCATGGGCAGAAGACGCTAAAAATTTCGTTAATGCATTAAAATCTGAACTCGGAATAATTTACGCTCAAGCAAATAAAAATATAATTCCCGGAGAATCTTTCAGTGTCAGAATTCCCAGTAATAAATTAGATCTCGATATTTCACAGTGTAAGTGCGGAGTCTCATATTTGCCCGTTCAAAAATGGTCTGATTGTGTGAGCATTAACAAGAGTGAAAAATTTTTAGAACTTGAATTCACCCCGTCCGAATGTATTAATGACGCTGTGCCTTGCTTTACGGATTTATATTTGCTGTTAATCGAGAAAGACGGAACTAAACACGCTGGAACAGTAAAAATCAGGATTCAGGAGGTCAAATAATTATGCCCGGAAAGAAAAAATTTAATATTACACCTGCTGACTTGAAAGCACTCGGCCCGAAAAAAAGTATTATTCTCATAATAATTCTTGCTTTAATATGGCTCTTCAACGGGGATATTTCGGAAATCTTTAATCACTCAAGCAATAATAACGGGAATAATATAGAAATCGAGTCAAAATCTGAATCCGATATTATTTCAGGAACAGTAAAAAGAGTCATAGACGGCGACACTCTAGTTATAAGCATAAACAATCAAGACAGACGAGTCCGAATGCTGGGAGTCGATACCCCCGAAACAGTTCACCCGAAAAAAGGAGTCCAGCACTATGGACGTGAAGCAAGCAACTTCACAAAGCAATCTTTAACGGGGCGGCGTGTATGGCTTGAGTATGACTCTTCACCTTTAGACAGATACGAGCGTCATTTGGCTTATATATGGCTTGAGAGACCTTCACAAATAAATGAGTCCTCAATACGGCGCGAAATGTTCAACGCGAGATTATTATTAGAAGGTTACGCAAGAGTCATGATAATAAAGCCTAATAAACGCTATGAAGATTT
This genomic window contains:
- a CDS encoding C69 family dipeptidase, whose amino-acid sequence is MALIIILAVLIIFSCVRTSHACMTILVGRKASESGSVLVAHNEDAPGRYTMQTHLVKKLRRHPGTTIKFEPDTAELELNTTRTSLLWSEAKNYNPVSPGPSFCDLYVNGYGVVICSNNCADSKEDNPELLDGGIAYGLRRLVAEKAASARDALNIACDLVNKYGYASSGRSYAFADCDEIFVMQIVHGKHYAIQRVPDDECAVIPNHYTIHECDHKARGYNELVNYAIKRGWYDPENIFDFAKVYQSKETYGLAKNTHRHVRAFEILLDIDLSELLNQEWEPLPFSIKPAHKVSIAALKKILRTHYEGTSSNKADGNTPHFDSPLTVCNIDTLESTIAEIRRRPERIILRKALGRPCFAPYVPFYCGINTIPEGYEDIDSERALTEHFAAKPEDLDYKNNAWFNNQEIQAACDLLYNEKSELVHKKIADLESEIENKLKDLDSQIELRIKTNPYIAGAMIEGAVMSWAEDAKNFVNALKSELGIIYAQANKNIIPGESFSVRIPSNKLDLDISQCKCGVSYLPVQKWSDCVSINKSEKFLELEFTPSECINDAVPCFTDLYLLLIEKDGTKHAGTVKIRIQEVK
- a CDS encoding thermonuclease family protein, giving the protein MPGKKKFNITPADLKALGPKKSIILIIILALIWLFNGDISEIFNHSSNNNGNNIEIESKSESDIISGTVKRVIDGDTLVISINNQDRRVRMLGVDTPETVHPKKGVQHYGREASNFTKQSLTGRRVWLEYDSSPLDRYERHLAYIWLERPSQINESSIRREMFNARLLLEGYARVMIIKPNKRYEDLFKKFQNEAQNSRRGLWAN